One Acropora palmata chromosome 2, jaAcrPala1.3, whole genome shotgun sequence genomic window, AGGAAATTGTCAATGCAAGAAGGACTGGATGCAAATATCTGCCGAGGCGAAAATTGGGCGGTAAATCTTCTCAAGTAACTCATACACTGATCGTTCCTAGGCGCAAGCGTGAAATGTTATCTTAGGTTATTGAACAGGAACACGACAGGGGAAATGCAATGAAGATATGACTGCTTTCAAAGTAATTGTAAGCATCTTGTCCGTAGTGGTTTTAATAGCGAACGGAGTAGTTTGTACTTTAGTGTTCGTCCACAGGCATTTAAGGACTCACACAAATGGGTTTATCGTTTCGCTGGCCATGTCAGATATTCTCGTGGGCATCACACTGTTTCTGCACTACGCCCTGAATGTCCACGGGCCTTTGGCACTGAACGTTTTGTACACCACTTCTCTGCTTGCTAGCGTTGCAAACTTGACAGCGGTAACTTTCGACCGCCATTTAGCTTGCACGCAACCGTTCAACTACAGTAACATTATTGCCAAACACTTCACGAAAATCGTGGTATTTTGCTGGATCGCTGCGGTTACGACATCCCTTCTGCCGCTCAGTTGGGCCAACAGTGAGCCATCTTCGGCGGCGCTGGCGTTGCACGTGTACCAAGTTGGTATCCTTATACTAGGCATCGCTGCCCCTTTCGTCTGGATCTTTTTCAGTTATTTGCGCATCTTCCGCCAAGTCTCCAGAATTGTCAAGcgggagaaaaaaattgcgaaGTCAGTGATGTATGCACATAAGCCTTGCGAGAGAGGAAGAAGAGTTTGCTCCGAGGCCAAAATCGCAAAAATATTAAGTGTAATTGCGGTGATGTTTGTCCTGAGTTGGCTGCCTATCATTTGGACGACCTTGGTGTACGCAATCGGACAGCCTCGCCTTTGGCCAAAAGCTATGAAATACGTGTCTCCGTTTACCCTAGCGCTAGGATCAATCGTAAATCCTGTACTATACTCCCTCAAGAAGCCGGATTTCAGGCATGTATGTAACAAGATGTGTTGCTTTATTCTAACACCGCGAATTTCATTCGATGGGAACAATCTTTCTGCAGCGCTCAATAGCAAGAACGCATTTACTCGAGCTGCAAC contains:
- the LOC141874081 gene encoding beta-2 adrenergic receptor-like; the encoded protein is MTAFKVIVSILSVVVLIANGVVCTLVFVHRHLRTHTNGFIVSLAMSDILVGITLFLHYALNVHGPLALNVLYTTSLLASVANLTAVTFDRHLACTQPFNYSNIIAKHFTKIVVFCWIAAVTTSLLPLSWANSEPSSAALALHVYQVGILILGIAAPFVWIFFSYLRIFRQVSRIVKREKKIAKSVMYAHKPCERGRRVCSEAKIAKILSVIAVMFVLSWLPIIWTTLVYAIGQPRLWPKAMKYVSPFTLALGSIVNPVLYSLKKPDFRHVCNKMCCFILTPRISFDGNNLSAALNSKNAFTRAATITKSPSTVPLKLMEQRHDSQSKDNSTNELLTQD